CTCTCCGGCAAGACGCAGCTGTGCGTCGCCGACCCTGAAAACTCGGTCTTCTACGACTATTACAATTCAGGTGACCGGGATTTGCGCCTGCAGACACGCTCACGGATCGAGGGGATCGGGCGGCCACGGGTCGAAGCCTCCTTCCAGCCGCGCGTGATCGACCGGATGGTTCAAGTGCCGGATGCCGCGTCACTGGCAACCATTCACTGGCTAGAGACGGTGCTTGGCCGCAAGTGCGGCGGCTCCACCGGCACGAATGTCTGGGCCGCGCTGCACCTGATGGCGGAAATGCGTGAGGCGGGCCGGGAAGGTAGCGTCGCAACGCTCATCTGTGATGGCGGGGAGCGCTATCTCGATACCTACTACAGTGCCGACTGGCTGGCCGCGCAGGGCCTCGAACTCGCGCCGCATCTTGAGACGATTGAAGGGCTCACCCGTCAGGGCTGATCCAAAGCGCCTTCAAGGGCTGTGGCCATTTTCTGGTCGAAGGCGGTGAGCGTAATTTTGACGGCGTGCTTTTTGGCGAAGTCGCGGCAGGTGTTTACCGCAATGCCGGCCGCCTCATTAGCGGGATAGCCGTAGACACCGGTTGAGATCGCCGGAAAGGCCATAGAGGTCAGGTCACGTTTGACGAGTTCCTCAAGGCAGTGGCGGTAGCAGGCCTTCAGCAATTCAGCCTCGCCCTGATCGCCGCCGCGCCAGACAGGGCCGACCGTATGGAAGATGAGGCGTGGCGCGATATTGAAGCCTTCGGTGACGCGGACCTCGCCTGTCGGGCAGGGTGCGAGCGGCTTGCAGGCCTCTTTCAGCTCGGGCCCGGCAGCGCGATGGATTGCGCCATCGACTCCGCCGCCGCCCATCAGTGAGCTATTCGCGGCGTTCACGATGACATCACAGTCCACATCGAGAATGTTGCCTTGGTAGAGATCAATCGTGCCCTGCATATCGAGTTCACTCCATATTCACTTCAGGGCTGAACGCAGGCGGGCGCGGGGCGTGCCGTCTATGTCTCTCGGATGTCAGCGCCGAGTGTGCGCATATGGTCAAGGAATTCCGGGTAGGAGGTCGCGATCATTGCGATGTCATCGACGGCGACAGGCTTCTGGCTGGCCGTGCCCATGACGAGGGCGCTCATGGCGATGCGATGGTCGTGGCGGGTTTCCACAAGGCCGCCGCCGGGCGGGGGGCCGTCGTACCCCATGACGGTAAAGCCGTCATCATGCTCCTCGACCTCGACCCCGTTGACGCGCAGCATGGCGACGATGGCGCTGATGCGGTCACTTTCCTTGACGCGCAATTCTTCGGCGCCGCGCACGCGGGTCTCGCCTTTGGCAAAGGCGGCGATGACGGCGAGGATCGGGAATTCATCGATCATGGCGGCGACGAGCGTTTCAGGAATGGTGCAGCCCTTGAGGTCGCTGGTGGCGGCCTGAAGGTCGACAAGACGTTCGCCGGCGCCGTCGCCAATCTCTTCTGCGCCTAAACCTGCGCCCATGCGCCCTGCAGCCTGGAAGAAGCCGTCGCGCGTCTCATTCGACATGATGTGCTCGACGACAACGCCGCCCGATGGAGAGATCAGCGCGCCTGCGATCAGGAAAGCCGCCGATGAGGGGTCGCCGGGAATGCTCGTCTCAACGGCCTGCAGGGACTGCCCGCCCTTGATGGAGACCACGTTCTGGCTGCCGCTGCCGGGGCGGACCGAAACGTCCACGCCAAAGCTACGCAGCATGCGTTCGGTATGGTCGCGGGTGGCGTGAAGCTCGGTCACTTCGGTGAGGCCATCAGCATTGAGGCCTGCGAGAAGGATGGCGGATTTCACCTGCGCGGAGGCCTGCTTGGGCGCATAGGAAATCGGCGTAAGGTCTGCGCGTCCGGTCAGGGTCAGCGGAAGCCTGTCGCGGCCTTCTGGCGAGAATTGCGCGCCCATCAGCTTCAGCGGGTCAGTGATGCGGGCCATCGGGCGCGAGGAAAGGCTCTTGTCGCCCGTCAGCTCTGCGGTGAGGTCATAGCCCGCCATTAGCCCCATCATCAGGCGCGAGCCGGTACCGGAATTGCCAAAGTCGAGAGACGCAGATGGCGAGCGCAGGCCTGCCTCTCCGACACCCTTGATGCGCCAGCGCTTTGGTGCGGTCTGCTCGACCTCAGCGCCGAGGGCCTCCATGGCGCGCGCCGTGTTGATGACGTCCTCGCCTTCAAGAAGCCCTGAGATTTCAGACACGCCGTTTGCGGCACCTGCGAGCATTAGCGCGCGGTGTGAACAGGATTTGTCACCTGGTGCGCGAATTGCGCCCTGAAACCGATCAACCGGGAACGAAGTCCATGCCAATGATTTCTCCTTTACAGATCGACGCCAAAAGCGCTTTGACAGGGGCGGGGGTTTCTGGCAAGCGCCCCGGCAATTATTAAATCGAGCCCGGAGTTCCTACCAATGGCTGATGCTGATCTTGGCACAAAGCAGATCTGTCCGAGCTGCGAAGCGAAATTCTACGATCTCAACAAGCGCCCTGCCGTTTGCCCCAAGTGCAAGACCGAATTCGATCCTGAAGACGATGAGGTTCGCACGACGAGCGCAAAGCTGAAGGCCAAGCGCGCCAAGAGTTCTGTCCCTGTCGATGAGGATGAGGACGATCTCGAGGAAGAGACGAAGAAGAAAAAAAAGAAAAAAGCCACCGTCCGCGACACCGATGATGATGACATCGATGATGAGGACGAAGATGAGGATGATGAGGAAGAAGAAGACGAGGACGATGAGGATGATGAATCCTCCCGCGAACTCGGATCTGAAGCCGATGAAGTCGTCCTGGAAGGCAATGACGAGGACGAAGACGAGGAAGCTGCACCCGGCAAGGTGCCAAGCGGCTTCTCTGAAGACGATCTCGGCGATGACGACGACGATGATGAAGACATCCCGCTCGACGACGACGAAGATGAAGACTTCGACCTCGAAGGCGATATCGACCTCGACGATGATGATCTCGACATCGATGACGATGATGATGGTGATGACGACGCCGACGAAGATGACGGCGACGATGAGGACGATACGAAATCGTCCTGATAATTGGACTTGATCGGCGGCGCGTGAGGCTATAACTCACGCGTCTCCGACTGGTACGGGGCCTTAGCTCAGCTGGGAGAGCGCCTGCATGGCATGCAGGAGGTCAGCGGTTCGATCCCGCTAGGCTCCACCATTCCAATCCATTTCACTTCGTGAAAAAATCGATCCGGGGGATCGATTTTAGGATTTGAATGCTGCGACAGCAGCCCGATTTCCGGCAGACTGTTTCTCCTAGATGAATGACCCGGCAGGGGCTTCTGGTTCTGACCCCGTATCGGCGCCTCGCGCCTCACATGGGTCGCGCTCAGGGCTGCAGATTGAGCAGCAGCGCTAATCTCCACTTCGCCTGCGACGCCGCGCCCCGGAACACTCCTGATAAATCGCTCGTTTCTCTCCTGACTTTCGACAAGACACGGAGAAGAAGAGATGAGCTATACGCTTACCCTGCAGTCGGTTGAGACTGTGACCCCTGACGTGAACAAGTACCGCTTCGACAAGCCTGCAGGTCTGGGCGTTAAGCCGGGCCAGGCGGTCGATCTTGCTATCGACAAGGATGATTGGCGTGAGGAAAAGCGCCCGTTCACGCCGACCAGCCTGCCCTCTGACGGCTTTCTGGAATTCACCATCAAATCCTATCCCGAACATGACGGCGTCACCGAGCAGATCGCCAAGCTGCAGCCGGGTGACCGTGTCCTCGTGGATGAGCCATGGGGCGCCATCAATGATGAGGGCAAGGGCTGGTTCATTGCGGGCGGTGCCGGTGTTACGCCTATGATCGCGATCCTTCGCAAACGGCTGGAGGACAAGGGCACGCTGGAAGGCTGTGAACTCATCTTCTCCAACAGCAGGGAAGAAGACATCATCTACCGCGACGAGTTTGAGCGGATGGAAGGCCTGAAGACCTATTTCACTGTCACGGATGAGAAAAACGCCGATGTTCATACGCGCAAGATCGACAAGGCGCTGCTTGAAGAGCGTGTCGAGCCGGGCAAGGGCAAATGCTATATCTGCGGGCCAGATGGCATGGTCGAGGACATCGCCGGCGCGTTGAAGGAGATCGGCGTCGCGGAAGACGACATCATCATCGAGGAGTTCTTCGACTGATCTGAACAGGTGTTCAGACTCAAGGCTTTAGGAGGTTGAATGCCCGCATACCGCCGCCATTGCGGCTTGAACGCGGCATAATCAGCCCCCAGATCTGATCATGACACGGAAAGACCCGGCACCATCCGGTGCCGCTGCCAAGCGGGGCACCTGGCCGGGGTTCTCATGTGTCGTGGTCCTGTCTTTGAAGGAAGGAGCATGCCATGACGACAGACCTTGAACATCAAGCTGCAAAGCTCTTCACCGCGAAGGATCTGGTTTATGTACGCCAGATTGCGGACGAGGAACTGAGCGGCCTGCCTGATGAGGCGCTGGAAGCCGTCAATGATCGCAGCCGTCTGTTTGTGGTCGCGAATGGCGAGGGACAGCAACTGGCCATCGTAGAGGGCCGCGACGCTGCATTTGCTGCAGCCCGCGCCTATGAGATGCAGCCGGTCAGCGTCCACTAGACGCCCTATCGGATGAACAAGGAAAAGCCCGGCGAGATGCCGGGCTTTTTTGCTGTCTAGAGAATAGCCGGAATGACGCGGTCTGGGGGCCTGTGGCCGTCGGCGAAGGTCTTGATGTTTATGATGACCTTCTCGCCCATCTCGATGCGGCCCTCCTCGGTCGCAGAACCCATATGCGGCAGGAGCATCACATTGGAGAGGCCCAGCAGTTCAGGGTTCACGGCAGGCTCGCGCTCGAACACGTCGAGGCCTGCACCAGCGATCTTGCCAGCCTTGAGCGCGCGGGCGAGGGCCGCTTCGTCGATGACTTCGCCGCGCGCCGTGTTGATGATGTAGGCGTCCTTGCGGACGAGATCGAGGCGGCGCGCAGACAGCAGGTGGAAGGTCGCCGGCGTGTGCGGGCAGTTGACCGAGATGATGTCCATCCGGGCCAGCATCTGGTCGAGGCTTTCCCAGTACGTTGCATCCAGTTCTTCGGTCACCTGACGGTTCACCGGCTTGCGATTGTGATAATGGATTTGCAGGCCGAACGCTTTTGCGCGGCGGGCAACAGCCTGACCGATCCGGCCCATGCCGATAATGCCGAGCCGCTTACCGGCAAGCCGCTTGCCGAGCATCCAGGTCGGCGCCCAGCCATCGAACTTGCCTTCCTCGAGAAGCTTGATGCCCTCATGCAGGCGGCGCGGCACAGCGAGGATGAGCGCCATGGTGACGTCAGCGGTGTCGTCGGTCAGCACGCCCGGCGTATTCGTGACGGTAATGCCGCGCTGGACCGCGCTTTCAATGTCGAGATTGTCGACGCCTGCGCCAAACTGGGCGATGTGGCGCAGCTGCGGGCCGGCCTGCGCCAGAAGGCGGGCATCGATCGCGTCCGTAACCGTCGGCACCAGAACGTCGGCCCGCTTGACCGCGTCGACGAGCTTTGCGTCGTCGAACGGAGTGTCAGTTTCGTTGAGCTCGGTGTCGAAGAGCTCTTTCAGACGGAGCTCCACCGGGTCCGGCAGGCGCCGTGTCACGATAACCTTCAGCCGCTTTGCGGTCATGCGCGTTTCCTTTCCTTGCCGTCAGCGCATAGCAGAGCGAACCGCCTGCGCCAATTGCTGCGACAGAACCATCGGCCTTTACGCCCGATTCACCAAGCGCCGACTAGATAGCCACATGCTGGGATTTTGCCGTCTTTTTCTATCTGCCTGCCTTATCCTGACTGCCTGTCAGTTGGCAACGCCGTCTGCCGCAGCGCAGGCCGTGAAGATCAGTCAGTTTTCGGGAAAGCCTGTGCCGCGCTTTGCCTCGTTGCGCTATGCGCGGGTGAATGGACGGATCGGGCCGTCGACGGATCATCAGGTAGCGTTCGAATATGAGCGCGCAGGCATGCCGGTGCTGATCGTGAAGGAAACGACCGACTGGGCGCAGGTTCGCGATTTTGACGGCGATGAAGTCTGGATACATGTCGGACAACTGACCGAACCCGGGCATGTGATCGTCACCAAGGAAACCGCCCTGCGGAGAAAACCGCAATCTGGCTCCCCGGCGCGCGCGACGATTGAACCTGGCGTTCTTGCAGAGTTGCATAGCTGCAATGAGAGGTGGTGCGAGGTGAGCGCAGGTGCCTACACCGGCTGGATCGACAAGCCTTCGCTCTGGGGTCTGAACACAGACACAGCTGGCCTATAGCTGCTGGTTTGCTTGACAAGGCGGATTGGGGCAGGCTCATGCCCTGATCGCAATTGACGGCAAGTAGAGGCATTGCATGAGCGGACCGCACGATTACCACACGCCCCAATCCTCCTATACCAAGGAAGAACTCCTGATCTCCGGGCAGGGCCAGCTTTTCGGCCCCGGCAACGCACAGCTGCCGGTTCCGCCCATGCTGATGATGGACCGCATCACCGAGATCAGTCTCGATGGCGGTGAGTTCGGCAAGGGCCACGTCATCGGAGAGTATGACGTGAAGCCTGACCTCTGGTTCTTCCAGTGCCACTTCCCGGGCGATCCGGTGATGCCGGGCTGCCTTGGTCTCGATGCCATGTGGCAGGCTGTCGGCTACTGGCTTGGCTGGTCAGGCTCGCCTGGCAAGGGCCGCGCGCTGGGTGTTGGCGAAGTGAAGTTCACCGGTGAGATCACGCCGGACAAGAAGCTCGTGAAATATGTCATCGACATCAAGCGCGTGCGCCGCGGCAGGCTGAATCTCGGCATCGCCAATGGCCGCGTCTATGTCGATGAAGAGCATGTCTATACGGCGCTCGACATGAAGGTCGGCCTGAAGAACGTGCTGGACGGCGATACGGGTATCCCGGGCGCTTGACGCTTTCCTCCGGCGCGCCTAGCCCGGACCACAGACATAGATATTCGCAGGGAGTGAACGCTCATGGCTGACGACTGGAATATGCCGGAAGGCAATCTGATGAAGGGCAAGCGCGGCATCGTGATGGGTGTCGCCAACCAGAACTCCATTGCCTGGGGTATCTCCAAGCAGCTGGCTGCGCAGGGCGCCGAGATTGCCTTTACCTATCAGGGCGAAAGCCTTGAGCGCCGGGTTCGCCCGCTGGTCGAGTCGATCGGCATGGACACGATGATCCCGGCTGATGTCACCGACGATGCAAGCATGGACGCCGCCTTCGCGCAGGTGAAGGAGAGGTGGGGCAAGATCGACTTCCTCGTCCACTCCATCGCCTTTGCAGGCAAGGATGAACTCCAGGGCTCCATGGTCGCCAATACGACGCGGGAAGGCTTCCGCCGGGCGATGGACATCTCGGTCTACAGCTTCATCGATTGCGCCCGCCGCGCGTCGGCAATCATGCCGGATGGCGGCTCGATCATCTGTATGACCTATCTCGGCGCTGAGCGCGTCGTACCGTCCTACAATGTCATGGGCGTTGCCAAGGCGGCGCTGGAAGCCTCGACGCGCTATGCTGCGCGCGATCTTGGCCCTCAGGGCATCCGTGTGAACGCGATCTCGGCTGGTGCGATGCGCACGCTGTCATTGGCAGGCATCAAGGGCGGCAAATCCCTCATGGGGACCGGCCGCGACATGTCTCTGCTCAAGGAAGACACGCGCATGGAAGGCGTCGCAGGCGCGGCGCTCTACCTCCTCTCCGACATTGGCCATTCGGTGGCTGGTGAAGTGCTGCATGTCGATGCGGGCTTCCATGTGGTCGGCGTGCCGGACATGGGTGAGGACTAGGGCTCCAAGGCCCCACCCCGACCCTCCCCTGAAGGGGAGGGAGAGGTACGTGCCATGATTGCAGCCTGCGCCCCCTCCCCACCGGGTCGGGGTGGGGCTTGCTTTCCTCTGAAATTCACGCAAACTCACCGCTCCAATGGAGTGTTGATGACACGCAACCAGTCTGAGTCCCGCTAGAGGGCCTGCCGCTAAAGCGCCAGTAATGGCGAGGCAGGCAGACAAGCGAAAGCCGGTTTCTCCTTCGAGAGGCCGAACTCTTGTCATGCGCGCTTGCCGTGGCGCAGTGCGCATCCTCCGGACCAAAGACACAATGGACATCTCACGCGCCGAACAGCGCATCCTGCACCTGCTCGCACAGGGCGGGCGCATCGAACTTATCAAGGACAACAAGAAACTGGCCAAGCTGAACTGCTATTCGCGGGACGGATGGCAGTTTCCCGGGCTTGATGAGCATCTCTTTCGCAAGCTCAAGAAGAAGCGCGCCATCGCTTCCAAAGGCGGCGCACCTTACCGCATCACGCGGCGTGGGCTGGAACTGGTGCGATCTGAGCTAGATAATCGATAGGCCCAAGACTGGGCCTCGCCCTTCGGCAGGCTTAGGGTGAGGTCCATTCCGGTGTACGAACGTTCGGACCTCATCTTGATCTCGTCGAAGGATGAAGCGGCAAACACCGGGCTGCCTCAGCCGGGCGCGATGGCTTCGCGCAGTCTCGCAAAGATGCTGAGGCCGAAGTCGCCTTCATAGGCGGCCTTCGGTGTCTTGCGGACCGCTTCGTCAATGGCTTCGGCGTCAGGGCCGATGAGGATGCGCCAGTCATCGGCGCGGACGCCGTCCAGGATGATGCGGGCGGCGTCTTCGGCAGACGTGATGGCATTGTCTCGGAATTGTTCGCCGCGCGCCTTGGCGGCCTCATACTCTTCATTGCCGCCGCCGACAGCAGAGTCGTTGCCAAATTCCCGCAGCGTGTTGAGCGCGATCTGGGTGCCGATATGGCCGGGCATGACGACGCTCGCCTTTACGTGCGGTGCGTTGAGGCGAAGGTCGGTGATCAGGGCTTCGGTAAAGCCCTTCACGGCGAACTTGGCGGCGGAGTAAGCGGTGTGAGGCGTGTCCGGGCCGATGCTGGCCCAGAAACCATTGACCGAGCTCACATTGACGATGTGGGCCTCGTCAGCAGCGACCAGCATGGGCATGAAGGCGCGCGCATTGTTGTAGACGCCGTACCAGCAGACATTGAACGTCCGCTCCCAG
This genomic interval from Thalassovita mediterranea contains the following:
- a CDS encoding enoyl-ACP reductase, translating into MPEGNLMKGKRGIVMGVANQNSIAWGISKQLAAQGAEIAFTYQGESLERRVRPLVESIGMDTMIPADVTDDASMDAAFAQVKERWGKIDFLVHSIAFAGKDELQGSMVANTTREGFRRAMDISVYSFIDCARRASAIMPDGGSIICMTYLGAERVVPSYNVMGVAKAALEASTRYAARDLGPQGIRVNAISAGAMRTLSLAGIKGGKSLMGTGRDMSLLKEDTRMEGVAGAALYLLSDIGHSVAGEVLHVDAGFHVVGVPDMGED
- a CDS encoding aspartyl-trna synthetase, with product MKISQFSGKPVPRFASLRYARVNGRIGPSTDHQVAFEYERAGMPVLIVKETTDWAQVRDFDGDEVWIHVGQLTEPGHVIVTKETALRRKPQSGSPARATIEPGVLAELHSCNERWCEVSAGAYTGWIDKPSLWGLNTDTAGL
- a CDS encoding DUF1150 domain-containing protein, with product MTTDLEHQAAKLFTAKDLVYVRQIADEELSGLPDEALEAVNDRSRLFVVANGEGQQLAIVEGRDAAFAAARAYEMQPVSVH
- a CDS encoding D-glycerate dehydrogenase, giving the protein MTAKRLKVIVTRRLPDPVELRLKELFDTELNETDTPFDDAKLVDAVKRADVLVPTVTDAIDARLLAQAGPQLRHIAQFGAGVDNLDIESAVQRGITVTNTPGVLTDDTADVTMALILAVPRRLHEGIKLLEEGKFDGWAPTWMLGKRLAGKRLGIIGMGRIGQAVARRAKAFGLQIHYHNRKPVNRQVTEELDATYWESLDQMLARMDIISVNCPHTPATFHLLSARRLDLVRKDAYIINTARGEVIDEAALARALKAGKIAGAGLDVFEREPAVNPELLGLSNVMLLPHMGSATEEGRIEMGEKVIINIKTFADGHRPPDRVIPAIL
- a CDS encoding TIGR02300 family protein, with protein sequence MADADLGTKQICPSCEAKFYDLNKRPAVCPKCKTEFDPEDDEVRTTSAKLKAKRAKSSVPVDEDEDDLEEETKKKKKKKATVRDTDDDDIDDEDEDEDDEEEEDEDDEDDESSRELGSEADEVVLEGNDEDEDEEAAPGKVPSGFSEDDLGDDDDDDEDIPLDDDEDEDFDLEGDIDLDDDDLDIDDDDDGDDDADEDDGDDEDDTKSS
- a CDS encoding macro domain-containing protein, with translation MQGTIDLYQGNILDVDCDVIVNAANSSLMGGGGVDGAIHRAAGPELKEACKPLAPCPTGEVRVTEGFNIAPRLIFHTVGPVWRGGDQGEAELLKACYRHCLEELVKRDLTSMAFPAISTGVYGYPANEAAGIAVNTCRDFAKKHAVKITLTAFDQKMATALEGALDQP
- a CDS encoding YjhX family toxin: MDISRAEQRILHLLAQGGRIELIKDNKKLAKLNCYSRDGWQFPGLDEHLFRKLKKKRAIASKGGAPYRITRRGLELVRSELDNR
- the aroA gene encoding 3-phosphoshikimate 1-carboxyvinyltransferase encodes the protein MAWTSFPVDRFQGAIRAPGDKSCSHRALMLAGAANGVSEISGLLEGEDVINTARAMEALGAEVEQTAPKRWRIKGVGEAGLRSPSASLDFGNSGTGSRLMMGLMAGYDLTAELTGDKSLSSRPMARITDPLKLMGAQFSPEGRDRLPLTLTGRADLTPISYAPKQASAQVKSAILLAGLNADGLTEVTELHATRDHTERMLRSFGVDVSVRPGSGSQNVVSIKGGQSLQAVETSIPGDPSSAAFLIAGALISPSGGVVVEHIMSNETRDGFFQAAGRMGAGLGAEEIGDGAGERLVDLQAATSDLKGCTIPETLVAAMIDEFPILAVIAAFAKGETRVRGAEELRVKESDRISAIVAMLRVNGVEVEEHDDGFTVMGYDGPPPGGGLVETRHDHRIAMSALVMGTASQKPVAVDDIAMIATSYPEFLDHMRTLGADIRET
- a CDS encoding flavodoxin reductase, which encodes MSYTLTLQSVETVTPDVNKYRFDKPAGLGVKPGQAVDLAIDKDDWREEKRPFTPTSLPSDGFLEFTIKSYPEHDGVTEQIAKLQPGDRVLVDEPWGAINDEGKGWFIAGGAGVTPMIAILRKRLEDKGTLEGCELIFSNSREEDIIYRDEFERMEGLKTYFTVTDEKNADVHTRKIDKALLEERVEPGKGKCYICGPDGMVEDIAGALKEIGVAEDDIIIEEFFD
- a CDS encoding SDR family oxidoreductase, which gives rise to MKEFSGKIAVVTGGGNGMGRELTKQLAEAGCSIAICDISEDDMAETVSAAEALAPQGVRITHFRADVGKEEDVQAFADHVRTAHETDHIHLLINNAGIGGGGSFVTGPRENWERTFNVCWYGVYNNARAFMPMLVAADEAHIVNVSSVNGFWASIGPDTPHTAYSAAKFAVKGFTEALITDLRLNAPHVKASVVMPGHIGTQIALNTLREFGNDSAVGGGNEEYEAAKARGEQFRDNAITSAEDAARIILDGVRADDWRILIGPDAEAIDEAVRKTPKAAYEGDFGLSIFARLREAIAPG
- the fabA gene encoding bifunctional 3-hydroxydecanoyl-ACP dehydratase/trans-2-decenoyl-ACP isomerase, whose protein sequence is MSGPHDYHTPQSSYTKEELLISGQGQLFGPGNAQLPVPPMLMMDRITEISLDGGEFGKGHVIGEYDVKPDLWFFQCHFPGDPVMPGCLGLDAMWQAVGYWLGWSGSPGKGRALGVGEVKFTGEITPDKKLVKYVIDIKRVRRGRLNLGIANGRVYVDEEHVYTALDMKVGLKNVLDGDTGIPGA